The proteins below come from a single Micromonospora citrea genomic window:
- a CDS encoding transglycosylase domain-containing protein: MAPPRSPLSRLFTVLLAGVLAGLVLAVAALPGNLLFGFAAKAAAGSYEALPEALRTPATPQRSYLYANDGKTLITTFYDVNRTDVPLDEIAPVMRQAIVAAEDRRFYDHGGADLRGLLRAVVSNASGGQQGGSTLTMQYVRNVLKTDPGRTAEQRAAATEQTVGRKIQEIRYATALEQRLSKDEILNRYLNIAYFGSGAYGVAAASQRYFAKAPAELTLGEAALLAGLVQSPEAYSPIDGDADAALQRRGYVLDAMVSTGAISAEEAARARAEKLTLRPTAQPNGCTAVAQGHDDWGFFCDYLRQWWLAQPAFGETVEEREQALRRGGYTVVTSLDPQVQATAQKEATRVYGYADKRALPIAAVEPGTGRVLAMAVNRHYSLDANPDGRANRPNTVNPLISGGDSVDGYQAGSTFKLFTMLAALEAGKPLATGFDAPSRLPTRYAAEGEGSCEGRWCPANANPEWMDGYRMMWDGFGRSVNTYFVWLAEQVGQEKVVEMAQRLGITFRADADAAFAENDAANWGSFTLGVAATTPLDLANAYATVAAEGTYCTPLPVVSVTAPDGERVPVGDPSCRRVLDADVARAATDAARCPVGQQSAFGQCNGGTATSVNRILDGRPVAGKTGSSERNATETFVGFTPQVAVAGIAANPDDPTDSVGAAVQAKVIDAVARVIATAVDGQPEKSFAAPSRELVGDPRRPVERPRVEPRRPAEERRPSDEQRLSDLRRWLERRG, from the coding sequence ATGGCCCCACCCCGCTCGCCGCTGTCGCGGCTGTTCACCGTGCTGCTCGCCGGCGTGCTCGCCGGCCTGGTGCTGGCGGTCGCCGCGCTGCCGGGCAACCTGCTGTTCGGGTTCGCCGCCAAGGCCGCGGCGGGGTCGTACGAGGCGCTGCCCGAGGCGCTGCGCACCCCTGCCACGCCGCAGCGCTCCTACCTCTACGCCAACGACGGCAAGACGCTGATCACCACGTTCTACGACGTCAACCGCACCGACGTGCCGCTGGACGAGATCGCCCCGGTGATGCGGCAGGCGATCGTGGCGGCCGAGGACCGGCGCTTCTACGACCACGGCGGCGCGGACCTGCGCGGGCTGCTGCGGGCCGTGGTGTCGAACGCCTCCGGCGGGCAGCAGGGCGGTTCGACGCTGACCATGCAGTACGTCCGCAACGTGCTCAAGACCGACCCCGGCCGCACCGCCGAGCAGCGCGCCGCGGCCACCGAGCAGACCGTCGGGCGCAAGATCCAGGAGATCCGGTACGCCACGGCGCTGGAGCAGCGCCTGAGCAAGGACGAGATCCTCAACCGCTACCTGAACATCGCGTACTTCGGCTCCGGGGCGTACGGCGTCGCGGCGGCCAGCCAGCGCTACTTCGCCAAGGCCCCGGCGGAGCTGACCCTCGGCGAGGCGGCCCTGCTCGCCGGCCTGGTGCAGTCGCCGGAGGCGTACAGCCCGATCGACGGCGACGCGGACGCGGCGCTTCAGCGGCGCGGCTACGTGCTGGACGCGATGGTCTCCACCGGCGCGATCAGCGCCGAGGAGGCCGCGCGGGCCCGCGCGGAGAAGCTGACGCTGCGCCCCACCGCCCAGCCCAACGGCTGCACCGCCGTCGCCCAGGGCCACGACGACTGGGGCTTCTTCTGCGACTACCTGCGGCAGTGGTGGCTCGCGCAGCCCGCGTTCGGCGAGACCGTCGAGGAGCGCGAACAGGCCCTGCGCCGGGGCGGCTACACCGTGGTGACGTCGCTGGACCCGCAGGTCCAGGCCACCGCGCAGAAGGAGGCCACCCGGGTCTACGGGTACGCCGACAAGCGCGCCCTGCCGATCGCCGCCGTCGAGCCGGGCACCGGCCGGGTGCTGGCGATGGCCGTCAACCGGCACTACAGCCTCGACGCCAACCCGGACGGGCGGGCCAACCGCCCCAACACCGTCAACCCGCTGATCTCCGGCGGCGACAGCGTCGACGGCTACCAGGCCGGGTCGACGTTCAAGCTGTTCACCATGCTCGCCGCCCTGGAGGCCGGCAAGCCCCTCGCGACCGGCTTCGACGCGCCCAGCCGGCTGCCCACCCGGTACGCCGCCGAGGGCGAGGGAAGCTGCGAGGGCCGGTGGTGCCCGGCAAACGCCAACCCGGAGTGGATGGACGGCTACCGGATGATGTGGGACGGCTTCGGTCGCTCGGTCAACACCTACTTCGTCTGGCTGGCCGAACAGGTCGGGCAGGAGAAGGTGGTGGAGATGGCGCAGCGCCTCGGCATCACCTTCCGGGCCGACGCCGACGCCGCGTTCGCCGAGAACGACGCCGCCAACTGGGGCTCGTTCACCCTGGGCGTGGCCGCCACCACCCCGCTCGACCTGGCCAACGCGTACGCCACGGTGGCCGCCGAGGGGACCTACTGCACGCCGCTGCCGGTGGTCTCGGTGACCGCCCCCGACGGCGAACGGGTGCCCGTGGGCGACCCGTCCTGCCGCCGGGTGCTCGACGCCGACGTGGCCCGGGCCGCCACCGACGCGGCGCGCTGCCCGGTGGGCCAGCAGTCCGCGTTCGGGCAGTGCAACGGCGGCACGGCCACCTCGGTGAACCGGATCCTCGACGGCCGCCCGGTCGCCGGCAAGACCGGTAGCTCGGAGCGCAACGCGACGGAGACGTTCGTCGGCTTCACCCCGCAGGTGGCGGTGGCCGGCATCGCCGCCAACCCGGACGACCCGACCGACTCGGTGGGCGCCGCGGTGCAGGCCAAGGTGATCGACGCGGTCGCCCGGGTCATCGCCACCGCCGTCGACGGGCAGCCGGAGAAGAGCTTCGCGGCCCCCAGCCGCGAACTCGTCGGCGACCCGCGCCGCCCGGTGGAGCGACCCCGGGTCGAGCCGCGTCGCCCCGCCGAGGAACGGCGGCCCTCGGACGAGCAGCGCCTGTCCGACCTGCGACGCTGGCTCGAGCGCCGGGGCTGA
- a CDS encoding dihydrofolate reductase family protein has translation MRKIVYGVHQSLDGFIEGPNGEFDWPRMGPELSAFSLEQCGRAGSLVYGRRVWEFMAAYWPQAESISDHPHDLAFVPIWRRTPKVVISRTLAEADHGARVVGGGDLAREVTALKDQPGGDLLLNGGAEAAAALTALGLVDEYQIFVHPVVLGGGKPVFSATERLKLRLVESRTFDGTSVLLRYHRAG, from the coding sequence ATGCGGAAGATCGTCTACGGGGTGCACCAGTCGCTGGACGGCTTCATCGAGGGGCCGAACGGCGAGTTCGACTGGCCGCGGATGGGCCCGGAGCTGTCCGCCTTCTCGCTGGAGCAGTGCGGCCGGGCCGGGTCACTCGTCTACGGCCGCCGGGTCTGGGAGTTCATGGCGGCCTACTGGCCGCAGGCGGAGTCGATCTCCGACCACCCGCACGACCTCGCGTTCGTGCCGATCTGGCGGCGCACGCCCAAGGTGGTGATCTCGCGCACGCTCGCCGAGGCCGACCACGGTGCCCGGGTGGTCGGCGGCGGCGACCTCGCCAGGGAGGTCACCGCGCTCAAGGACCAGCCGGGCGGTGACCTGCTGCTCAACGGTGGCGCCGAAGCGGCCGCCGCGCTGACCGCGCTCGGCCTGGTCGACGAGTACCAGATCTTCGTGCACCCGGTGGTGCTGGGCGGCGGCAAGCCGGTCTTCTCGGCCACGGAGCGGCTGAAGCTGCGACTGGTGGAGTCGCGGACCTTCGACGGCACCTCCGTGCTGCTGCGATACCACCGGGCCGGCTGA
- a CDS encoding TrmH family RNA methyltransferase, translating into MPVHQITDPDDDRIADYRALTDVELRTRWEPPHGLFIAEGELVLRRALRAGYPARSYLVDAKRVDQLADLDTGDAPVYAATQDVLERATGFHVHRGVLASFRRKPLPAAEEVLAAARRVVILEDVNNHTNLGAVFRGAAALGIDAVLLSPSCADPLYRRSVRVSMGEVFAVPYAKLERWPAGLDQVREAGFTVLAMTPAPDAVPIQRLTPAQRERAALLLGAEGPGLTAAAQSASDVRVVIPMRRGVDSLNVAAAAAVAFWELGRDDPPFGNG; encoded by the coding sequence GTGCCAGTCCACCAGATCACCGACCCGGACGACGACCGGATCGCCGACTACCGCGCGCTGACCGACGTCGAGCTGCGTACCCGCTGGGAGCCGCCGCACGGCCTGTTCATCGCCGAGGGTGAGCTGGTGCTGCGGCGGGCCCTGCGGGCCGGCTATCCGGCCCGGTCGTACCTGGTGGACGCCAAGCGGGTCGACCAGCTCGCCGACCTGGACACGGGCGACGCCCCCGTCTACGCGGCCACGCAGGACGTGCTGGAGCGGGCGACCGGCTTCCACGTGCACCGGGGCGTGCTGGCGTCGTTCCGGCGCAAGCCGCTGCCGGCCGCGGAGGAGGTGCTCGCCGCCGCCCGGCGGGTGGTCATCCTGGAGGACGTCAACAACCACACCAACCTCGGCGCGGTGTTCAGGGGCGCCGCCGCGCTCGGCATCGACGCGGTGCTGCTGTCGCCGTCCTGCGCCGATCCGCTGTACCGACGCAGCGTGCGGGTCAGCATGGGAGAGGTCTTCGCGGTCCCGTACGCCAAGCTCGAGCGCTGGCCCGCGGGCCTGGACCAGGTGCGGGAGGCGGGCTTCACGGTGCTCGCCATGACGCCCGCCCCGGACGCCGTACCGATCCAGCGGTTGACTCCGGCGCAGCGCGAGCGGGCGGCGCTGCTGCTCGGGGCCGAGGGGCCCGGCCTCACCGCGGCGGCCCAGTCGGCCAGCGACGTACGGGTGGTCATCCCGATGCGGCGCGGCGTCGACTCGTTGAACGTCGCCGCCGCCGCGGCGGTGGCGTTCTGGGAACTGGGTCGCGACGACCCGCCGTTCGGCAACGGGTAG
- the argG gene encoding argininosuccinate synthase, translating to MSKVLTSLPIGERVGIAFSGGLDTSVAVAWMRDKGAVPCAYTADIGQYDEPDIASVPGRALSYGAEVARLVDCRAALVEEGLAALTCGAFHIRSGGRAYFNTTPLGRAVTGTLLVRAMIADDVQIWGDGSTFKGNDIERFYRYGLLANPQLRIYKPWLDTDFVTELGGRTEMSEWLLERGLPYRDSTEKAYSTDANIWGATHEAKTLEHLDTGIETVDPIMGVRFWDPSVEIPTEDVTIGFDQGRPVTINGKEFGSAVDLVLEANAIGGRHGLGMSDQIENRIIEAKSRGIYEAPGMALLHAAYERLVNAIHNEDTLANYHNEGRRLGRLMYEGRWLDPQALMLRESLQRWVGTAVTGEVTLRLRRGEDYSILDTTGPAFSYHPDKLSMERTEDSAFGPSDRIGQLTMRNLDIADSRAKLEQYATLGMVGGAAPQRMVGAAQAASTGLIGAMPQGGAEAIASRGVPSVDDEALDRAAMEFGVD from the coding sequence GTGTCCAAGGTTCTCACCTCCCTGCCCATCGGTGAACGTGTCGGCATCGCCTTCTCCGGCGGCCTCGACACCTCGGTCGCGGTCGCGTGGATGCGCGACAAGGGCGCCGTGCCCTGCGCCTACACCGCCGACATCGGCCAGTACGACGAGCCCGACATCGCCTCGGTGCCCGGCCGCGCGCTCAGCTACGGCGCCGAGGTCGCCCGACTGGTCGACTGCCGCGCCGCCCTGGTCGAGGAGGGCCTGGCGGCGTTGACCTGCGGGGCGTTCCACATCCGCTCCGGCGGACGGGCGTACTTCAACACCACCCCGCTGGGCCGGGCCGTGACCGGGACGCTGCTGGTGCGGGCGATGATCGCCGACGACGTGCAGATCTGGGGCGACGGCTCGACGTTCAAGGGCAACGACATCGAGCGGTTCTACCGGTACGGCTTGCTGGCCAACCCGCAGCTGCGCATCTACAAGCCGTGGCTGGACACCGACTTCGTCACCGAACTGGGCGGGCGCACCGAGATGTCGGAGTGGCTGCTGGAGCGCGGCCTGCCCTACCGGGACAGCACCGAGAAGGCGTACTCCACCGACGCCAACATCTGGGGCGCCACCCACGAGGCCAAGACACTCGAACACCTGGACACCGGCATCGAGACGGTCGACCCGATCATGGGAGTCCGGTTCTGGGACCCGTCGGTGGAGATCCCCACCGAGGACGTCACGATCGGCTTCGACCAGGGCCGCCCGGTGACGATCAACGGCAAGGAGTTCGGCAGCGCGGTCGACCTGGTGCTGGAGGCCAACGCCATCGGCGGCCGGCACGGCCTGGGCATGTCGGACCAGATCGAGAACCGGATCATCGAGGCCAAGAGCCGGGGCATCTACGAGGCGCCCGGCATGGCGCTGCTGCACGCCGCGTACGAACGGCTGGTCAACGCCATCCACAACGAGGACACCCTGGCGAACTACCACAACGAGGGCCGCCGCCTCGGTCGGCTGATGTACGAGGGGCGCTGGCTGGACCCGCAGGCGCTGATGCTGCGCGAGTCGTTGCAGCGCTGGGTCGGTACGGCGGTCACCGGCGAGGTGACGTTGCGGCTGCGCCGGGGCGAGGACTACTCGATCCTCGACACCACCGGCCCGGCGTTCAGCTACCACCCCGACAAGCTGTCGATGGAGCGCACCGAGGACTCGGCGTTCGGCCCGTCGGACCGGATCGGCCAGCTCACCATGCGTAACCTGGACATCGCCGACTCGCGGGCGAAGCTGGAGCAGTACGCCACCCTCGGCATGGTCGGCGGCGCGGCCCCCCAGCGGATGGTCGGCGCCGCGCAGGCGGCGTCGACCGGGCTGATCGGTGCGATGCCGCAGGGCGGCGCGGAAGCCATCGCCTCCCGGGGCGTCCCCTCCGTCGACGACGAGGCACTCGACCGCGCCGCGATGGAGTTCGGCGTCGACTGA
- a CDS encoding epoxide hydrolase family protein translates to MTTPADASLRPFRVDVPQHDLDDLHERLDRTRWPDELPGVGWEYGVPRDYLMELAGYWRHEYDWRAAEAKLNEWPQFVTTIDGADVHLAHVRSPEPDATPLLVTHGWPGSIVEFTRIAGPLTDPRAHGGDPSDAFHLVMPSIPGFGLSWPTRETGWEFRRVAAAFAELMRRLGYQRYGVQGGDWGSLISRELGRTRTDQVIGVHLNLLPRSAATEEPDAELLSSLSPAERERTLASWRRTRQWERDSGGYAAIQSTRPQTLAYGLTDSPVGQLAWIAEKFKEWTDSSARPEDAVDRDHLLTNVMLYWLTGTAGSSARIYYERAHSDYFDSPPEPSAAPTAVAVFPRDNFIPLRHIAEQTNNIVRWTEFDRGGHFAAMEAPELLVGDVRAFFRQLRAETSD, encoded by the coding sequence ATGACGACTCCCGCAGACGCGAGCCTCCGTCCCTTCCGGGTCGACGTCCCGCAGCACGACCTCGACGACCTGCACGAGCGGCTCGACCGCACCAGGTGGCCCGACGAGCTGCCCGGGGTGGGCTGGGAGTACGGCGTCCCCCGGGACTACCTCATGGAGCTGGCGGGCTACTGGCGGCACGAGTACGACTGGCGGGCCGCCGAGGCGAAACTCAACGAGTGGCCGCAGTTCGTCACCACGATCGACGGGGCGGACGTCCACCTCGCGCACGTCCGCTCCCCGGAGCCCGACGCGACCCCGCTGCTCGTCACGCACGGCTGGCCCGGCTCGATCGTCGAGTTCACCCGGATCGCCGGGCCGCTGACGGATCCGCGGGCGCACGGCGGCGACCCGTCCGACGCCTTCCACCTGGTCATGCCGAGCATCCCGGGGTTCGGCCTCTCCTGGCCGACGCGGGAGACCGGCTGGGAGTTCCGGCGGGTGGCGGCCGCCTTCGCCGAGCTGATGCGCCGCCTCGGCTACCAGCGGTACGGGGTGCAGGGCGGCGACTGGGGCTCGCTCATCTCCCGCGAACTCGGCCGCACCCGCACCGACCAGGTCATCGGCGTACACCTGAACCTGCTGCCGCGCTCGGCCGCGACGGAGGAGCCCGACGCGGAGCTGCTCTCCTCCCTGAGCCCGGCGGAGCGGGAGCGGACGCTGGCCTCGTGGCGGCGCACGCGACAGTGGGAGCGCGACAGCGGCGGCTACGCGGCCATCCAGTCCACGCGGCCGCAGACGCTCGCCTACGGCCTGACCGACTCGCCGGTCGGCCAGCTGGCCTGGATCGCCGAGAAGTTCAAGGAGTGGACGGACTCGTCGGCCCGCCCGGAGGACGCCGTCGACCGCGACCACCTGCTCACCAACGTCATGCTCTACTGGCTCACCGGAACGGCCGGCTCGTCCGCCCGCATCTACTACGAGCGGGCGCACTCGGACTACTTCGACTCGCCGCCGGAGCCGTCGGCCGCGCCGACCGCGGTGGCCGTCTTCCCCCGGGACAACTTCATCCCGCTGCGGCACATCGCCGAGCAGACGAACAACATCGTGCGGTGGACCGAGTTCGACCGGGGCGGGCACTTCGCCGCCATGGAGGCCCCCGAGCTGCTGGTCGGTGACGTCCGGGCGTTCTTCCGGCAGCTCCGCGCGGAGACGTCCGACTGA
- a CDS encoding PucR family transcriptional regulator, with amino-acid sequence MSPVFPTVREILALDPVRHGAPRVVAGDVGLDRPVRWVHVAEVPDIATLLGGGELVLTTGIGLPADDDGLRAFIGDLADVGVSGLVVELGRRYVSGVPRVMAAVAERRGLPLVELRRATPFVRVTEAVHALIVDAQLTELRATEEIHQRFTELSVEGAGPGEVVRQAAELSGCPVVLENLSRQVLAYDPAGESAELLLDGWEQHSRRIRPAGRTAYDADSGWLVTTVGARGHDWGRLLLRWPGGGDLAAGRRVPGPAADDGTTVTGAPPTRLTILVERAASTLALGRLIRRDAEGLERQIHRTLLTALLDHSRPVDEVALRARALGVVLERRHLVGVVVRHRADGPGEGGAAVEFAAAGEPGADGPEAGPARLRDLAEAVGQALHEAKLAGLTSAVDDHAVGVLLALPEPAAEERALAAFAAALRRGRPDAPGRRDAPGRRDVPGRRDVPGRRDVPGRRDVPGRFDGASRAEARWDGSARPPSTGALLIAAGSGVGSLREARRSLIEARQVAEAARRDRRDLPIFRLPHVGLAGLLHLLRDEPRLQTFVERELGALLTYDARHPREQLLGTLRAYLDAGRNKSAAAAAAHLSRPAFYERLARIGRVLDVDLDSVEACLSLHVALLALDAIRTP; translated from the coding sequence GTGTCGCCCGTGTTCCCTACCGTCCGTGAGATCCTCGCGCTGGATCCCGTCCGCCACGGTGCCCCGCGCGTGGTCGCCGGGGACGTCGGGCTGGACCGTCCGGTGCGGTGGGTGCACGTGGCGGAGGTGCCCGACATCGCCACCCTGCTCGGGGGCGGTGAGCTGGTGCTCACCACCGGCATCGGGCTGCCCGCCGACGACGACGGGTTGCGCGCCTTCATCGGCGACCTGGCCGACGTCGGGGTCTCGGGGCTGGTCGTCGAGCTGGGCCGCCGGTACGTCAGCGGGGTCCCCCGGGTGATGGCGGCCGTCGCCGAGCGTCGTGGGCTGCCGCTGGTCGAGCTGCGCCGGGCCACCCCGTTCGTCCGCGTCACCGAGGCGGTGCACGCGCTGATCGTCGACGCCCAGCTCACCGAGCTGCGGGCGACCGAGGAGATCCACCAGCGCTTCACCGAGCTGTCGGTGGAGGGCGCCGGCCCCGGCGAGGTGGTCCGGCAGGCCGCCGAGCTGTCCGGCTGCCCCGTGGTGCTGGAGAACCTCTCCCGGCAGGTGCTCGCGTACGACCCGGCGGGGGAGAGCGCCGAGTTGCTGCTCGACGGCTGGGAACAGCACTCCCGCCGGATCCGGCCGGCGGGACGGACGGCGTACGACGCGGACAGCGGCTGGCTGGTGACCACCGTGGGAGCCCGGGGCCACGACTGGGGCCGGCTGCTGCTGCGCTGGCCGGGCGGGGGCGACCTGGCCGCCGGCCGGCGCGTACCCGGCCCGGCGGCCGACGACGGGACGACCGTCACCGGCGCGCCGCCCACCCGGCTGACGATCCTGGTCGAGCGGGCCGCCTCGACGCTGGCCCTGGGCCGGCTGATCCGCCGCGACGCGGAGGGCCTGGAGCGGCAGATCCACCGTACGCTGCTGACGGCCCTGCTCGACCACTCCCGGCCGGTGGACGAGGTGGCCCTGCGGGCCCGGGCGTTGGGGGTGGTGCTGGAGCGGCGGCACCTCGTCGGGGTGGTGGTCCGGCACCGGGCCGACGGCCCGGGGGAGGGCGGGGCGGCGGTCGAGTTCGCCGCTGCGGGTGAGCCCGGCGCGGACGGCCCGGAGGCGGGCCCGGCGCGGCTGCGGGACCTCGCCGAGGCGGTCGGTCAGGCGCTGCACGAGGCGAAGCTGGCCGGGCTGACCAGCGCCGTCGACGACCACGCCGTCGGCGTGCTGCTCGCCCTGCCGGAACCGGCGGCCGAGGAGCGGGCGCTGGCCGCGTTCGCCGCCGCGCTGCGTCGGGGCCGCCCCGACGCTCCGGGCCGCCGGGACGCTCCGGGCCGCCGGGACGTTCCGGGCCGCCGGGACGTTCCGGGCCGCCGGGACGTTCCGGGCCGCCGGGACGTTCCGGGCCGTTTCGACGGGGCGTCCCGGGCGGAGGCCCGGTGGGACGGCTCCGCCCGGCCGCCGTCGACGGGTGCCCTGCTGATCGCCGCCGGCTCCGGGGTGGGCAGCCTCCGGGAGGCCCGACGGTCGCTGATCGAGGCCCGGCAGGTCGCCGAGGCCGCCCGGCGGGACCGGCGGGACCTGCCGATCTTCCGGCTGCCGCACGTCGGGCTTGCCGGCCTGCTGCACCTGCTCCGCGACGAGCCCCGGCTGCAGACCTTCGTCGAGCGGGAACTCGGCGCCCTGCTGACGTACGACGCGCGACACCCCCGGGAGCAGCTGCTCGGCACCCTGCGGGCATACCTGGACGCCGGCCGGAACAAGTCCGCGGCGGCCGCCGCCGCGCACCTGTCCCGGCCGGCGTTCTACGAGCGGCTGGCCCGGATCGGCCGCGTCCTCGACGTCGACCTCGACTCGGTGGAGGCCTGCCTCTCCCTCCACGTCGCCCTGCTCGCCCTCGACGCCATCCGCACCCCCTGA
- the murD gene encoding UDP-N-acetylmuramoyl-L-alanine--D-glutamate ligase translates to MRLSDLRGRAVAVWGAGREGRAAVTAIAAHGPADLVAVDDSANFLSLPWEGPLAEAAPLVTGEEGFARLAAADVVVRSPGVPQTHPWLVELRRRGVTVTQGTALWMADHADRTVGVTGSKGKSTTSSLISHLLAAVDRPNVFGGNIGVPTLDLPEAELYVLELSSYQCSDLTDSPRVAVVTSLFPEHLDAHGGEREYYRDKLNLLAHGPRTVVVNGADPRLALELGDRAAVRAGLPDTVHVAGGADGTPWFHLADQPLFPRAVLPLVGRHNEGNLCVALAVLDALGVDVVARKDTLAVAVAEFQGLAHRLTEIADPSGLTFVDDTLATSPYAAMHAIDAYEGRPLTVIVGGTDRGLDYAPLREHLAEREITVLGIPDSGARIVEALAGLPKVRAEVVDDLVAAVRRARELTPADGVVLLSPAAPSYGRFRNFEHRSEVFAQAVRDTASG, encoded by the coding sequence GTGCGCCTGTCTGACCTGCGCGGACGTGCCGTCGCCGTCTGGGGGGCCGGCCGGGAGGGCCGGGCCGCGGTGACCGCGATCGCCGCGCACGGCCCGGCCGACCTGGTCGCCGTCGACGACAGCGCCAACTTCCTCAGCCTGCCCTGGGAGGGGCCGCTGGCCGAGGCGGCGCCGCTGGTCACCGGCGAGGAGGGCTTCGCCCGGCTGGCCGCCGCCGACGTGGTGGTCCGCTCGCCCGGCGTGCCGCAGACCCACCCGTGGCTGGTGGAGCTGCGCCGGCGCGGCGTGACCGTCACCCAGGGCACGGCCCTGTGGATGGCCGACCACGCCGACCGCACCGTCGGCGTCACCGGCAGCAAGGGCAAGAGCACCACCTCCAGCCTGATCAGCCACCTGCTCGCCGCCGTGGACCGGCCGAACGTCTTCGGCGGCAACATCGGCGTGCCGACGCTGGACCTGCCGGAGGCGGAGCTGTACGTGCTGGAGCTCTCCAGCTACCAGTGCAGCGACCTGACGGACTCGCCGCGCGTGGCGGTGGTCACCTCGCTCTTCCCCGAGCACCTCGACGCGCACGGCGGCGAGCGCGAGTACTACCGCGACAAGCTCAACCTGCTGGCGCACGGCCCGCGCACCGTCGTGGTCAACGGCGCCGACCCGCGGCTCGCCCTCGAACTGGGCGACCGCGCGGCGGTACGCGCCGGCCTGCCGGACACCGTCCACGTGGCCGGCGGCGCGGACGGCACGCCCTGGTTCCACCTCGCCGACCAGCCGCTCTTCCCGCGCGCGGTCCTGCCGCTGGTCGGCCGGCACAACGAGGGCAACCTCTGCGTCGCCCTCGCCGTGCTCGACGCGCTGGGCGTCGACGTGGTGGCCCGCAAGGACACCCTGGCCGTGGCGGTCGCCGAGTTCCAGGGGCTGGCGCACCGGCTCACCGAGATCGCCGACCCGTCCGGCCTGACCTTCGTCGACGACACCCTCGCCACCAGCCCGTACGCGGCCATGCACGCCATCGACGCGTACGAGGGACGGCCGTTGACGGTGATCGTCGGCGGCACGGACCGGGGCCTAGACTACGCGCCGCTGCGCGAGCACCTCGCGGAGCGCGAGATCACCGTGCTCGGCATCCCCGACAGCGGCGCCCGGATCGTCGAGGCGCTCGCGGGGCTGCCCAAGGTGCGCGCCGAGGTGGTCGACGACCTGGTCGCCGCCGTCCGGCGGGCCCGCGAGCTGACCCCGGCCGACGGCGTGGTGCTGCTCTCCCCGGCCGCGCCCAGCTACGGGCGGTTCCGCAACTTCGAGCACCGCTCCGAGGTCTTCGCCCAAGCCGTCCGCGACACCGCGTCCGGCTGA